A genome region from Schaalia sp. 19OD2882 includes the following:
- a CDS encoding Fic family protein codes for MKTPVPPPGTLQQMQEAMIASTTDRAHTLDVLTSRELASDPEYHPWEWFFRHDPPEGFTREEWWIAVRGARAHSARPLPFQLTDGTPLTFNLADPLLHLIDQTSARARGQIQIPEPIANPTTRNGYLVRSLIEESMTSSQLEGAATTRVEAKRMLREKRPPRDRSERMIANNYRAMTFISESSGQPLTPDLVLQIHALVTKDTLEDPADAGRLQQPDDVRVRIVGDLAEDQILHVPPPAEQLPERLEALCAFANGDLDQAGPYVPPLVRAIALHFMMGHDHYFADGNGRTARAVFYWSMLSQGFFLTEYLSISRLLLRAPARYARSFLLTEQDEGDLTHFLLEQAHVIDRALDDLDTYLAAKSQQISQVARLLRTTGLNHRQITVLESFIQDPGASVTVAAHQDTHRITPQTARSDLQELERQGYVVSVKQGRRVVWFPCDNLASRIQSSPGG; via the coding sequence TGCAGGAGGCCATGATCGCTTCCACGACCGACCGCGCCCACACACTTGATGTCCTCACCTCGCGTGAACTGGCATCCGATCCCGAGTATCACCCTTGGGAGTGGTTCTTCCGCCACGATCCGCCAGAAGGCTTCACGCGAGAAGAATGGTGGATCGCCGTGCGTGGCGCGAGGGCCCACAGCGCCCGCCCTCTGCCGTTTCAGCTCACCGACGGCACACCTCTGACCTTCAATCTTGCCGACCCGCTTCTGCACCTGATCGATCAGACCTCCGCAAGAGCTCGCGGACAGATCCAGATTCCTGAGCCGATCGCCAATCCGACCACCCGCAATGGCTACTTGGTGCGCTCCCTCATCGAAGAGTCGATGACTTCCTCCCAGTTGGAGGGCGCCGCGACCACCCGCGTCGAGGCGAAACGAATGTTGCGCGAGAAACGCCCTCCTCGCGACCGGAGCGAGCGGATGATCGCCAACAACTACAGGGCAATGACGTTCATCAGCGAATCGAGTGGCCAGCCGCTCACCCCCGACCTGGTTCTGCAGATCCATGCGCTGGTCACCAAGGACACATTGGAGGACCCTGCTGACGCCGGCCGCCTGCAGCAACCCGACGATGTCAGAGTGCGCATCGTCGGCGACTTGGCAGAGGACCAGATCCTCCATGTACCACCGCCTGCAGAGCAACTGCCGGAACGCCTCGAAGCCCTCTGCGCCTTTGCCAATGGAGACTTGGACCAAGCAGGACCTTATGTGCCACCACTGGTGCGCGCCATCGCCCTGCACTTCATGATGGGCCACGACCACTACTTCGCTGACGGCAACGGGCGCACGGCGCGGGCGGTCTTCTACTGGTCGATGCTCTCGCAGGGATTCTTCTTGACCGAGTACCTGTCGATCTCGCGCCTACTGCTTCGCGCTCCTGCCCGCTATGCGCGCAGCTTCCTTCTCACTGAACAAGACGAGGGCGACCTCACCCATTTCCTGCTTGAACAGGCTCACGTCATTGACAGAGCCCTGGACGACCTGGACACCTACTTGGCGGCCAAGAGCCAGCAGATCAGTCAGGTTGCCCGCCTCCTTCGCACCACAGGGCTCAACCACCGTCAGATCACTGTGCTGGAGTCCTTCATCCAGGATCCGGGCGCCTCAGTGACGGTTGCCGCACACCAGGACACGCACCGGATCACCCCACAGACCGCCCGCAGCGACCTGCAAGAGCTGGAACGGCAGGGCTACGTGGTCTCCGTCAAGCAGGGACGACGAGTCGTCTGGTTCCCCTGCGACAACCTCGCCTCCCGGATCCAGAGCTCACCGGGCGGATAG
- a CDS encoding alpha/beta hydrolase: protein MAARKRRRSPFYASRRVPHTVHPVQARLRMSPLLPSIVLAVGANLLAESPLLPEGLRARVRNRVGELSSEVSQRSQRLFFDDPGLDTLLIRGVSRLGARISIGARLWLRATIALGQDHDGRASTMIPLVPRRGYDSVMTWMLTAGTAVGQIRGGRVHSKAFYDSGPTCEPAPTEGRKGEHSPRLTSPHPAEPGTQGEVRPADSPGEVAQSVIPSDTPHWSNTSSSSLGEALRNSRDPADGWLPVPEGHPKPQMRRLAAPQTLGDLAADIDDLYWALSHGQPVKVVRVGTPDQRRWLVALPGTEHFDAPSTPNPADTETNIRESLGLPSAMRVGLVSAIHDAMDLDGVPPGQRHKEPVLICGHSQGGMIAVGLAADLPEVAGVDVQAILAMGAPARRFRIRPDVTMVAVEHDQDVIPSFDGSPARAPDHRIVVGRRLVRPRRDPLYYAHSSSTYTETVKQLERKVDVAPWGRLASAVERLRSFLPRDGEPTRVTVHDVWQELLDPTTGDTWDTFIRLDRGGAEPVAMNTEWMPAWALVRPLAQVGAGAGVDEGEDGGVDGDDADGGAK from the coding sequence ATGGCAGCGCGCAAACGCAGGAGGTCACCCTTCTACGCCTCGCGTCGAGTCCCGCACACCGTTCACCCCGTGCAGGCGCGCCTGCGGATGTCGCCCCTGCTGCCATCGATCGTCCTGGCCGTCGGGGCAAACCTCCTTGCCGAATCACCCTTGCTGCCCGAAGGCCTGCGAGCGCGCGTCCGCAATCGGGTCGGCGAGCTGAGCTCCGAAGTGTCCCAGCGCTCCCAGCGTCTCTTCTTCGACGACCCGGGTCTGGACACCCTGCTCATCCGAGGGGTCAGCCGCTTGGGCGCCCGCATCTCGATCGGGGCGCGATTGTGGCTTCGAGCCACGATCGCGCTGGGGCAGGACCATGACGGGCGTGCGAGCACGATGATCCCGCTGGTGCCTCGCCGAGGCTACGACTCGGTGATGACGTGGATGCTCACCGCCGGCACCGCCGTCGGCCAGATCCGAGGCGGTCGCGTCCACTCCAAGGCATTCTACGATTCCGGCCCGACCTGCGAGCCTGCGCCAACCGAAGGGCGCAAGGGCGAGCACTCGCCCCGCCTCACCTCGCCCCACCCCGCCGAGCCCGGGACCCAAGGTGAGGTGCGCCCAGCCGACTCGCCCGGTGAGGTCGCTCAGTCCGTCATTCCCTCCGACACCCCGCACTGGTCCAACACCTCGTCCTCTTCCCTTGGCGAAGCGCTCCGGAACTCGCGGGACCCGGCTGACGGCTGGCTCCCGGTTCCCGAAGGGCACCCGAAGCCGCAGATGCGGCGACTCGCCGCACCGCAGACCCTTGGAGATCTTGCGGCTGACATCGACGACCTCTACTGGGCGCTCTCGCACGGACAGCCGGTGAAGGTTGTGCGCGTCGGTACGCCTGACCAGCGCAGATGGCTGGTCGCATTGCCTGGAACCGAGCATTTTGACGCGCCTTCGACCCCCAACCCCGCAGACACCGAAACCAACATTCGCGAATCCCTGGGCCTGCCCTCCGCCATGCGTGTGGGCCTTGTCAGCGCCATCCACGACGCCATGGACCTGGACGGGGTCCCGCCGGGACAGCGCCACAAGGAACCCGTCCTCATCTGTGGACACTCCCAGGGAGGGATGATCGCCGTGGGCCTGGCAGCCGACCTGCCGGAGGTCGCCGGCGTCGACGTGCAGGCGATCCTTGCAATGGGGGCCCCTGCCCGACGATTCCGGATCCGCCCCGATGTCACCATGGTCGCCGTCGAACACGACCAGGACGTCATCCCCTCCTTCGACGGCTCGCCCGCCCGAGCGCCCGACCATCGCATCGTCGTGGGGCGCCGACTTGTGCGGCCGCGGCGCGACCCCTTGTACTACGCGCACTCCTCGTCGACCTACACCGAGACCGTCAAACAACTCGAACGCAAGGTTGACGTGGCGCCTTGGGGGCGCCTTGCCTCGGCGGTCGAGCGCCTGCGTTCGTTCCTGCCACGTGATGGCGAGCCGACTCGTGTCACCGTGCACGACGTCTGGCAGGAGCTGCTCGACCCGACCACCGGCGACACGTGGGACACCTTCATTCGGCTGGACCGCGGCGGCGCGGAGCCGGTCGCGATGAACACGGAATGGATGCCGGCGTGGGCGCTGGTGCGTCCACTGGCCCAGGTCGGGGCCGGTGCCGGCGTCGACGAGGGCGAGGACGGCGGCGTCGACGGCGACGACGCGGATGGAGGAGCGAAATGA
- a CDS encoding DMT family transporter — protein sequence MESRTSVAPALALVAVTAVWGSTFFMIKSVVTEIPPLDFLGVRFLVAALAVLVVWGRRLVRCGVQTWKRGVIAGAAYSSAQVFQTYGLAHADASVSGFITGMYVVLTPVLLFFVLHRAVDRRVWVAVALSTAGLSVLALNGFAVGVGEMLTLVAAFLYAVHIILLDRWAGQENGLDLAAVQVVAIGVILTLAALPGGVAFPAEPMGWVAIVYMTLIPGLLAIVVQTWAQSRLPATNAAIIMTTEPVFAASFAIALGGESLTWRLAVGGGLVLTAMLLAEIHPKRKATSEA from the coding sequence GTGGAATCCCGGACCTCCGTAGCGCCTGCGCTGGCGCTGGTCGCCGTCACCGCCGTGTGGGGGTCAACCTTCTTCATGATCAAGTCGGTCGTCACCGAGATCCCGCCGCTGGACTTCCTCGGAGTGCGCTTCCTGGTGGCGGCCCTGGCAGTCCTGGTGGTGTGGGGGCGGCGACTGGTGCGCTGCGGAGTGCAGACCTGGAAGCGAGGCGTGATCGCAGGCGCGGCGTACTCCTCGGCACAGGTCTTCCAGACCTATGGCCTGGCCCACGCGGACGCCTCGGTGTCCGGATTCATCACCGGCATGTACGTGGTCCTGACCCCTGTGTTGCTGTTCTTCGTGCTGCACCGGGCGGTCGACCGGCGGGTCTGGGTGGCCGTGGCCTTGTCCACTGCTGGACTGTCAGTGCTCGCACTCAACGGTTTTGCCGTCGGAGTGGGAGAGATGCTCACCTTGGTGGCCGCCTTCCTCTACGCGGTGCACATCATCTTGCTGGATCGGTGGGCGGGTCAGGAGAACGGCCTCGACCTGGCCGCCGTGCAGGTGGTGGCCATTGGCGTGATCCTGACACTTGCGGCGCTTCCGGGAGGCGTCGCTTTCCCCGCCGAGCCGATGGGGTGGGTGGCCATCGTCTACATGACGCTGATCCCCGGGCTGCTGGCCATCGTCGTGCAAACGTGGGCGCAGTCGCGCCTTCCTGCGACGAATGCGGCGATCATCATGACGACCGAACCGGTCTTCGCCGCCTCCTTCGCGATCGCTCTGGGAGGTGAGTCCCTCACGTGGCGACTGGCCGTGGGCGGAGGGTTGGTGCTCACCGCCATGCTGCTGGCGGAGATTCACCCGAAACGCAAGGCAACATCCGAAGCTTGA
- a CDS encoding metal-sensitive transcriptional regulator — translation MHGYASSTEQYLTRLRRIEGQVRGLQRMVSEGEYCIDILTQVAAVQSAIDSVALGLVQDHLGHCVVQAAKESDEAGAAKVAEATQAIARLVKC, via the coding sequence GTGCACGGATACGCTTCATCCACAGAGCAGTACCTCACCCGCCTGCGTCGCATCGAAGGCCAGGTCCGCGGCCTGCAGCGCATGGTTTCCGAGGGCGAATACTGCATCGACATCCTCACCCAGGTGGCCGCAGTCCAGTCCGCCATTGATTCGGTGGCGTTGGGCTTGGTCCAAGACCACTTGGGCCATTGCGTCGTCCAGGCCGCCAAGGAATCCGACGAGGCCGGGGCGGCAAAGGTTGCCGAAGCCACGCAAGCCATCGCCAGGCTCGTCAAGTGCTGA
- a CDS encoding heavy-metal-associated domain-containing protein, with the protein MAIDRTVVLDVNGMTCGHCVASVTEELEDVKGVLNVEVILNSGATSKVTVVTDQGVDDAALREAVAEAGFELAGIHRDF; encoded by the coding sequence ATGGCCATCGATCGCACTGTCGTCCTGGACGTGAACGGCATGACCTGCGGACACTGCGTCGCCTCCGTCACCGAGGAGTTGGAGGACGTCAAAGGCGTCCTCAACGTCGAGGTGATCCTCAACTCGGGCGCGACCTCCAAGGTCACGGTCGTCACCGATCAGGGAGTCGATGATGCCGCCCTTCGCGAGGCCGTCGCCGAAGCCGGTTTCGAGTTGGCCGGGATCCACCGCGATTTCTGA
- a CDS encoding HAD-IC family P-type ATPase — translation MTTTPAPETPAPADHTPGPGAQTPTPSGQTPAPSGRSPAPHRIGEGARGHAADLSRRLWFTAPVVTVVVALSMVPALQFGYWQWVVAILSLPVVTWAAWPFHRAAFTAGRHGSTTMDTLVSLGVVVTSVWSWWALLFGGAGRWGATMDMPLVPALPWFLDPNSGAHQIGAMSHGGADIYFEGACTIVLFLLLGRRMEAKARWNAGDALRSLLEMGAKHATLVHIDPATGERSQREVPAEQLQVGDLFLVRPGEKVATDSIVVEGDSALDASLLTGESVPVDVTVGDRVTGATMNTWGTLLLRAERVGAETTLAQIGRLVTEAQAGKAPVQRLADRISGVFVPVVMAISLVTLVAWLALGGSVQSSVTAAVAVLVVACPCALGLATPTALLVGSGRAARSGILITSAEVLEQTRRVDTIVLDKTGTVTSGRMALESVRVAGSPRDDSLGPSLGDEGGAGDRVHSGARAHEHPSDSAGARDNAREDSLLALAAGVEALSEHPVARAVVAGANSRGVTPAQVQAFTNHAGLGVSALHTGPEGSELVLVGRASWLVDAGVSIPSDLREELDRAEADGASAVVLAVVPAWQDRADTDPADAIAPSHVGGVDALVAAPPVAVVEMDVQGMTCASCVRRVERKLGKVEGVSATVNLATESARITLTREVSNADLEAVVDAAGYRGRVLTRTGTGAEGKANLEGPAGGAIFAGTDPVQESPAAGKVWPSAAGAPASACPSVRARDLSGRLGSARAGAVLVVRDTVKPTSAAAVRELERLGVTPVMLTGDNRRAARAVGDEVGIDRVIAEVLPADKARVVADLQEQGHVVAMVGDGVNDAAALAQAGRAGLGMAMGSGTDVARQVADITLVNSELTSAAAAIRISRATLRTIKQNLFWAFAYNVAMIPLAMLGMLNPMIASAAMAFSSVFVVLNSLRLRAAS, via the coding sequence ATGACGACCACTCCCGCCCCTGAAACCCCTGCACCCGCGGACCACACTCCCGGCCCTGGTGCCCAGACCCCGACACCCTCGGGCCAGACCCCGGCACCCTCGGGTCGTTCTCCCGCGCCCCACAGGATCGGCGAGGGCGCCCGCGGGCACGCCGCCGACCTCAGCCGACGCCTGTGGTTCACGGCGCCGGTGGTCACGGTGGTCGTCGCACTGTCCATGGTCCCGGCCCTGCAATTCGGGTACTGGCAGTGGGTGGTGGCCATCTTGTCGCTGCCGGTGGTCACATGGGCGGCTTGGCCCTTCCACCGGGCGGCGTTCACGGCCGGGCGTCACGGGTCGACCACCATGGACACCCTGGTTTCCTTGGGGGTGGTCGTCACCAGCGTGTGGAGCTGGTGGGCGCTGCTGTTCGGAGGTGCCGGCAGGTGGGGCGCGACCATGGACATGCCGCTGGTACCGGCACTGCCCTGGTTCCTGGACCCCAACTCCGGCGCGCACCAGATCGGAGCGATGAGCCACGGCGGGGCCGACATCTATTTCGAGGGCGCCTGCACAATCGTGCTGTTCCTGCTGCTCGGGCGGCGCATGGAGGCGAAGGCGCGCTGGAATGCGGGCGATGCGTTGCGCTCGCTGCTGGAGATGGGCGCCAAGCATGCGACCCTTGTGCACATCGACCCTGCGACAGGCGAACGCAGCCAACGTGAAGTCCCGGCCGAGCAGCTGCAGGTCGGCGACCTGTTCCTGGTGCGCCCGGGAGAGAAGGTGGCCACGGACTCCATCGTGGTCGAGGGCGATTCAGCGCTGGACGCCTCGCTGCTCACGGGCGAGTCCGTGCCGGTCGACGTGACCGTGGGCGACCGGGTGACGGGTGCGACAATGAACACGTGGGGGACGTTGCTGCTGCGCGCAGAGCGTGTGGGCGCCGAGACGACCCTGGCCCAGATCGGGCGCTTGGTCACCGAGGCCCAGGCTGGCAAGGCTCCTGTGCAGCGTCTGGCTGACCGGATCTCGGGGGTGTTCGTCCCGGTGGTCATGGCGATCTCACTGGTGACGCTGGTCGCGTGGCTTGCCCTTGGCGGCTCTGTGCAGTCCTCGGTGACGGCGGCGGTCGCGGTGCTGGTGGTGGCGTGCCCATGCGCCCTGGGTCTGGCCACGCCCACCGCACTGCTGGTCGGGTCGGGTCGCGCGGCCCGCTCGGGCATCCTCATCACCTCGGCCGAGGTCCTGGAACAGACTCGCCGCGTGGACACGATCGTCCTGGACAAGACGGGGACGGTGACGTCGGGGCGCATGGCCTTGGAGTCCGTGCGCGTGGCGGGCTCCCCACGTGACGATTCGCTGGGTCCTTCCCTTGGGGACGAGGGCGGAGCCGGCGACCGCGTGCACAGCGGTGCGCGCGCGCATGAGCACCCGAGTGACAGCGCTGGCGCGCGCGACAATGCGCGCGAGGACTCCCTTCTTGCCTTGGCCGCCGGGGTCGAGGCACTCTCCGAGCATCCAGTGGCCCGCGCTGTTGTCGCCGGCGCCAACTCCCGTGGTGTGACGCCCGCACAGGTCCAGGCCTTCACCAACCACGCGGGCCTTGGAGTCTCCGCCCTGCACACGGGACCGGAGGGCAGTGAATTGGTGCTGGTCGGACGTGCCTCGTGGCTGGTCGACGCGGGTGTGTCAATCCCTTCCGACCTGCGCGAAGAGCTGGATCGAGCCGAGGCTGACGGCGCATCGGCGGTCGTCCTGGCCGTCGTGCCCGCTTGGCAGGACCGGGCCGACACGGACCCCGCCGACGCGATCGCGCCCTCGCACGTGGGCGGGGTGGACGCGTTGGTCGCCGCCCCGCCCGTCGCCGTGGTGGAGATGGACGTGCAGGGGATGACATGCGCGTCGTGCGTGCGGCGAGTCGAGCGCAAACTCGGCAAGGTCGAGGGGGTCAGCGCAACGGTCAATCTGGCCACCGAGTCCGCGCGCATCACGCTGACTCGGGAGGTTTCCAATGCGGACCTTGAGGCCGTGGTCGATGCCGCCGGCTACCGCGGAAGAGTCTTGACAAGGACTGGTACGGGGGCGGAGGGGAAGGCCAACCTGGAGGGGCCTGCTGGTGGCGCAATCTTCGCGGGCACCGACCCGGTCCAGGAGAGCCCGGCGGCAGGAAAGGTGTGGCCTTCGGCCGCCGGCGCGCCGGCATCGGCCTGTCCGAGTGTCCGTGCGCGTGACCTGAGCGGCAGGCTCGGCTCGGCTCGGGCAGGGGCGGTCCTGGTCGTACGCGACACGGTCAAACCCACGTCTGCCGCCGCTGTGCGGGAACTCGAACGGCTCGGCGTGACCCCTGTGATGCTCACCGGCGACAATCGGCGGGCCGCCCGCGCAGTTGGCGACGAGGTCGGCATCGACCGTGTCATCGCCGAAGTCCTGCCCGCGGACAAGGCCCGAGTGGTCGCTGACCTGCAGGAGCAGGGGCATGTGGTGGCAATGGTGGGCGATGGCGTGAACGATGCTGCCGCTCTGGCGCAGGCGGGGCGCGCGGGACTCGGCATGGCAATGGGGTCGGGCACGGATGTGGCGCGCCAAGTCGCTGACATCACTCTGGTGAACTCCGAGTTGACCAGTGCCGCTGCGGCGATCCGCATCTCCCGGGCAACGCTGCGCACGATCAAACAGAACCTGTTCTGGGCTTTCGCCTACAACGTGGCGATGATCCCGCTGGCAATGCTCGGGATGCTCAACCCGATGATCGCCTCGGCGGCGATGGCGTTCTCGTCGGTGTTCGTGGTGCTCAACTCGCTGCGTCTGCGCGCCGCATCCTGA
- a CDS encoding alpha-amylase family glycosyl hydrolase, producing the protein MTSTPIDTSAPSNPGGEVWWRDAVIYQVYPRSFSDSDGDGIGDLPGVLTRLDHLEVLGVDAVWMSPFYPSPQVDMGYDVSDHEDVAPEYGTLADFDALLEGLHARGIRLLVDLVPNHTSDQHPWFLAAMAGDEQARSRYLIRRGRRIGDEGAAGGWLPPNNWRSLFGGSAWEPIWPHTGRSEDEGLFHLHLFDPAQPDLDWESPLTRESMEEVLRFWLDRGVDGFRVDVAHGMVKAPGLPDDPGQPLLTGGVARVPWPDAEPGPGVESDESQSASAPSSPPFFDQDGVHDIHRAWRRLLDSYPGQRVLLGEVPVGDQLRRTAYTRPDEMHLAFNFDVLSTSWDALDLRERIDRSHGADAKVGAPTSWVLGSHDELRIASRLGYPAGARTQDGIGIGQPQPDQQIGVRRAMALHCFLAGLPGVLHVYNGEELGLPEVTTLPDECRVDPLWERSGHRVRGRDGCRVPLPWGVPVCGGLPGDEEGSGAREVAAPSWLPTPPGWQTWSAQVQLRDENSPLRFFQRMLHLRRRLRLGRGGIEWIDSEADLAVLRNGDTVVALNTGVVPRELPVRGQVLLTSVGVQWPPVSAAGGVPLACAATPLGGVGTAPGQAGEAEENRRSGERPPIILPPNAAAWIRES; encoded by the coding sequence ATGACCTCAACGCCGATCGACACCTCCGCTCCCTCGAATCCCGGCGGGGAGGTGTGGTGGCGCGACGCCGTCATCTACCAGGTGTATCCGCGTTCCTTCAGTGACTCCGACGGCGACGGGATCGGCGACCTTCCTGGTGTGCTCACACGCCTGGACCACCTGGAGGTGCTGGGGGTGGACGCCGTGTGGATGAGCCCCTTCTACCCGTCGCCGCAGGTGGACATGGGTTACGACGTGTCCGACCATGAGGACGTGGCGCCCGAGTACGGGACCCTTGCCGACTTCGATGCCCTGCTGGAGGGCCTGCACGCGCGCGGGATCCGCCTGCTGGTCGACTTGGTCCCGAACCACACCTCCGACCAGCACCCGTGGTTCCTCGCAGCAATGGCGGGGGATGAGCAGGCGCGGTCGCGCTACCTCATCCGTCGCGGCCGCCGAATCGGTGACGAGGGCGCTGCCGGTGGCTGGCTGCCGCCCAACAACTGGCGTTCCCTGTTCGGAGGCTCCGCGTGGGAACCGATCTGGCCGCACACCGGGCGCTCGGAGGACGAGGGCCTGTTCCACCTGCACCTCTTCGACCCGGCACAGCCTGACCTGGACTGGGAATCGCCTTTGACTCGAGAGTCCATGGAAGAGGTGCTGCGTTTCTGGCTGGATCGCGGGGTCGACGGTTTTCGCGTGGACGTCGCCCACGGAATGGTCAAGGCGCCAGGACTGCCGGACGATCCTGGTCAACCTTTGCTCACCGGTGGTGTGGCGCGGGTTCCCTGGCCCGATGCCGAACCCGGACCCGGAGTCGAATCCGACGAGTCCCAGTCGGCGTCGGCCCCGTCCTCGCCCCCGTTCTTCGACCAGGACGGTGTCCACGACATCCACCGAGCCTGGCGGCGGCTGCTCGACTCCTACCCGGGCCAGCGCGTGCTGTTGGGCGAGGTTCCGGTGGGCGACCAGTTGCGCCGCACCGCCTACACCCGGCCCGACGAGATGCACTTGGCTTTCAACTTCGATGTCCTGTCGACCTCGTGGGATGCCCTTGATCTGCGCGAACGCATTGATCGTTCGCATGGTGCGGATGCGAAGGTGGGTGCGCCGACCTCGTGGGTGCTGGGCTCGCACGACGAATTGCGCATCGCCAGCCGCCTGGGGTACCCGGCCGGGGCGCGCACCCAGGACGGCATCGGCATTGGCCAACCCCAGCCCGACCAGCAGATCGGGGTGCGTCGAGCAATGGCGCTGCACTGCTTCCTGGCCGGCCTGCCGGGGGTCCTGCACGTCTACAACGGAGAGGAGCTGGGCCTGCCCGAGGTCACGACCCTGCCTGACGAGTGCCGCGTGGACCCCCTGTGGGAGCGCTCCGGCCACCGCGTTCGCGGCCGCGACGGGTGCAGGGTCCCACTGCCGTGGGGCGTTCCGGTGTGCGGTGGGCTTCCCGGTGACGAGGAGGGGTCTGGCGCCCGCGAGGTGGCGGCGCCCTCGTGGCTGCCGACCCCACCGGGATGGCAGACCTGGTCGGCGCAGGTCCAGCTGCGCGACGAGAATTCGCCTCTGCGCTTCTTCCAGCGCATGCTGCACCTGCGCCGTCGGCTCCGGCTGGGGCGGGGTGGCATCGAGTGGATCGACTCGGAGGCCGACCTGGCGGTGTTGCGCAACGGGGACACTGTCGTGGCGCTCAACACCGGCGTGGTTCCTCGCGAGCTGCCTGTCAGGGGCCAGGTGCTGCTGACCTCTGTGGGCGTCCAGTGGCCGCCTGTCAGCGCTGCGGGCGGGGTGCCCTTGGCCTGTGCGGCCACTCCGCTTGGAGGGGTGGGCACTGCGCCAGGCCAGGCAGGCGAAGCCGAGGAGAATCGAAGAAGTGGAGAACGGCCGCCGATCATCCTTCCGCCCAATGCGGCTGCGTGGATCCGCGAATCGTGA
- a CDS encoding fructosamine kinase family protein produces MDVMRKIDRRRGAIDHEVTSLLWLAEAREHDPAAAAAVPVLAGGPTWLEEPRLRQAPATSAAAEAFGRALAHTHAAGAPHLGCPPPGLGEQGWIGGAHLSLPARPTGLTWGAFHAEHRILPHVDSTFTAPERRQIEGLCERLSSGAFDHDQPALVEAALSGDRVGVPAGNDEGGAGGTYRAARIHGDLWSGNVMWTDEGAVLIDPAAQGGHAESDLAALALFGCPHLERIRAAYDEASPLAPGWRERIGLHQLHLLTVHCQLFGRGYVARAMEIVRGWMGTPTRRDSSAARPRGRGRGRSR; encoded by the coding sequence ATGGATGTCATGCGCAAGATCGACCGGCGCCGTGGGGCCATCGACCACGAGGTGACCTCCCTGCTGTGGTTGGCCGAGGCGCGCGAGCACGACCCCGCAGCCGCAGCGGCTGTTCCCGTCCTGGCCGGCGGGCCGACCTGGCTGGAAGAGCCGCGGCTTCGTCAGGCTCCCGCGACTTCTGCGGCGGCCGAAGCCTTCGGGCGGGCCCTGGCCCACACGCACGCAGCTGGCGCCCCTCACCTCGGCTGCCCGCCGCCGGGCCTTGGCGAACAGGGGTGGATCGGCGGCGCGCACCTGAGCCTGCCCGCACGGCCGACCGGGCTGACCTGGGGCGCCTTCCACGCAGAACACCGGATCCTGCCCCACGTGGACTCCACCTTCACTGCGCCTGAAAGGCGCCAGATCGAAGGCCTGTGCGAACGCCTGTCCTCCGGCGCATTCGACCACGACCAGCCTGCCCTGGTGGAGGCCGCCTTGTCGGGGGACCGGGTCGGGGTGCCGGCCGGCAATGACGAGGGCGGGGCCGGTGGCACGTACCGCGCCGCGCGCATCCACGGAGACCTGTGGTCCGGAAACGTCATGTGGACCGACGAGGGAGCCGTGCTCATCGACCCTGCAGCCCAAGGTGGGCACGCCGAATCCGACCTGGCAGCGCTGGCCCTGTTCGGATGCCCTCACCTGGAACGGATCCGTGCCGCATACGACGAGGCCTCTCCCCTGGCCCCCGGGTGGCGCGAACGCATAGGCCTGCACCAGCTTCACCTGCTCACGGTGCACTGCCAACTCTTCGGCAGGGGTTATGTCGCCCGGGCCATGGAGATCGTCAGAGGGTGGATGGGCACCCCCACCCGCAGGGATTCTTCCGCGGCCCGGCCTCGGGGACGAGGGCGGGGCAGGAGCCGGTGA